From a single Candidatus Brevundimonas phytovorans genomic region:
- a CDS encoding DUF3168 domain-containing protein, with the protein MRDHEGALVKALIARLKGDAALQALLGDPVRVWDQPPEEPAFPHLLIGKGESRGLNADGGGVEHRLTLTCASRFAGMEEARAVAAAVRARVADAAVEADGVRAVSLGVTFTDVFRSADLKRAWAVMRLRAVTEEI; encoded by the coding sequence ATGAGGGATCATGAAGGGGCGCTGGTGAAGGCGCTGATCGCGCGTCTGAAGGGCGACGCGGCCTTGCAGGCGCTGCTGGGCGATCCGGTTCGGGTCTGGGACCAGCCGCCGGAGGAGCCCGCGTTTCCGCATCTGCTGATCGGCAAGGGCGAGAGCCGGGGGTTGAACGCGGACGGCGGCGGGGTCGAGCATCGGCTGACCCTGACCTGCGCCAGCCGCTTTGCCGGGATGGAAGAAGCGCGGGCGGTGGCGGCGGCGGTGCGGGCGCGGGTGGCGGACGCAGCGGTCGAGGCCGACGGGGTGAGGGCGGTCAGCCTGGGCGTGACATTCACCGATGTGTTTCGCAGCGCGGACTTGAAACGGGCGTGGGCGGTGATGCGGCTGCGAGCCGTGACGGAAGAGATTTGA
- a CDS encoding GTA-gp10 family protein, whose product MVSPNGVRGEATAVLAGAERRLCLTLGALAEIETGLGVAGMAALAERMRMLSARDLMVVLAALLRGGGEAVLADGLASAAVDPREAAEAVAKAFAAAA is encoded by the coding sequence ATGGTTTCACCGAACGGCGTGCGGGGCGAGGCGACGGCGGTGCTGGCGGGGGCGGAGCGGAGGCTGTGTCTGACGCTGGGGGCCTTAGCCGAGATCGAGACGGGGCTGGGCGTGGCCGGGATGGCGGCGCTGGCCGAGCGGATGCGGATGTTGTCGGCGCGGGATCTGATGGTGGTGCTGGCGGCCTTGCTGCGCGGCGGCGGCGAGGCGGTGTTGGCGGACGGTCTGGCGAGCGCGGCTGTTGATCCGCGCGAGGCGGCGGAGGCGGTGGCGAAGGCGTTTGCGGCGGCCGCATGA
- a CDS encoding phage tail tape measure protein, with amino-acid sequence MTDSFRPDGIDAVPVKAAEAAAALEALREPAERAAASIEEAFGRAGESLTRSLTRAAADGEVTLAELARAVLNAVNAAAGSGRGGGLSDAISAVMNSFGGARAEGGPVLGGGAYLVGERGPEVFRPAGAGSIEPMGGAGVTVNVSVDGGAQGLLRSEAQIARMLARATALGARRM; translated from the coding sequence ATGACGGACAGTTTCAGGCCCGACGGGATCGACGCCGTGCCGGTGAAGGCGGCGGAGGCGGCGGCGGCGCTGGAGGCGCTGAGGGAGCCGGCGGAGCGGGCGGCGGCCTCGATCGAGGAGGCGTTCGGGCGGGCGGGCGAGAGCCTGACGCGGTCGCTGACGCGGGCGGCGGCGGACGGGGAGGTGACCCTGGCCGAGCTGGCGCGGGCGGTGCTGAACGCGGTCAATGCGGCGGCGGGTTCGGGGCGGGGCGGGGGCCTGTCGGACGCGATCTCGGCGGTGATGAACAGTTTCGGCGGGGCGCGGGCCGAGGGCGGGCCGGTGCTGGGCGGCGGGGCCTATCTGGTCGGCGAGCGCGGGCCGGAGGTGTTTCGACCGGCGGGCGCGGGCAGCATCGAGCCGATGGGCGGTGCGGGCGTGACGGTCAATGTCAGCGTGGACGGCGGGGCGCAGGGGCTGTTGCGGTCCGAGGCGCAGATCGCTCGGATGCTGGCACGGGCGACGGCCCTGGGCGCGCGGCGGATGTAG
- a CDS encoding head-tail adaptor protein — protein MKVVASLVRPVEAETPYGGRVVSYEPVGSLWLELGARRRRERTEGGVTRGVETLSATVRSDPRLAEGLVVRFGGADWGVLGLEADPKAAGRVRLNLERAR, from the coding sequence GTGAAGGTCGTCGCGAGCCTGGTGCGGCCGGTGGAGGCGGAGACGCCCTATGGCGGGCGGGTGGTCAGCTATGAGCCGGTCGGGTCGTTGTGGTTGGAGCTGGGTGCAAGGCGTCGGCGCGAGCGGACGGAGGGCGGCGTGACGCGCGGGGTGGAGACCTTGAGCGCCACGGTGCGAAGCGATCCGCGGCTGGCCGAGGGGCTGGTGGTGCGGTTCGGCGGGGCGGACTGGGGCGTCTTGGGCCTGGAAGCGGATCCGAAGGCGGCGGGACGAGTGCGGCTGAACCTGGAGCGGGCGCGATGA
- a CDS encoding phage major tail protein, TP901-1 family has product MTAQRGKDILLKIEGAAGVFTTVAGLRARTISLNAKTVDATDGDSAGRWRELLAGAGVKSAAVSGQGIFRDAASDALIREAFFEQAAKTWRLIVPDFGVLEGAFIVAALEYAGEHEGEASFALSLASAGEISFAAL; this is encoded by the coding sequence ATGACGGCGCAACGCGGCAAGGACATCTTGCTGAAGATCGAGGGCGCGGCGGGCGTCTTTACGACGGTGGCGGGGCTGAGGGCGCGGACGATTTCGCTGAACGCCAAGACGGTGGATGCCACCGACGGCGACAGCGCCGGGCGCTGGCGCGAGCTGCTGGCGGGAGCCGGGGTCAAGTCGGCGGCGGTGTCGGGGCAGGGGATCTTCCGCGATGCGGCGTCCGACGCCCTGATCCGCGAGGCCTTCTTTGAGCAGGCGGCGAAGACATGGCGGCTGATCGTACCGGACTTCGGGGTGCTGGAGGGGGCGTTCATCGTGGCGGCGCTGGAATACGCCGGCGAGCACGAGGGGGAGGCGAGCTTTGCGCTGAGCCTGGCGAGCGCGGGCGAGATCAGTTTCGCGGCGCTCTAG
- a CDS encoding DUF805 domain-containing protein — MRGEILSYDDVSGTGLISGDDSIRYGFARSAIQAGGTIRAGARVDFVPEGLEATQIMVLAGDPAAAFGAAASSAYTARDTGGGYDFTSALFSFNGRLRRQHFWISWLILLGAGVVTGWIPFLGLILSLAMIWPNLAIVVKRLHDIGKSGWFAVIPWVANVVGFVMIIGAVGTAIITNPGAFESEDPAVALSMLGSMMGGLAVMFLVNIAFLLWIGITDSQRGDNRFGPNPKGE, encoded by the coding sequence GTGCGCGGTGAAATTCTCAGCTATGACGACGTGTCGGGCACCGGCCTGATCAGCGGCGACGACAGCATCCGTTACGGCTTCGCCCGGTCGGCCATCCAGGCGGGCGGAACCATCCGCGCCGGCGCCCGCGTCGACTTCGTGCCGGAAGGCCTGGAAGCGACCCAGATCATGGTCCTGGCCGGCGATCCCGCCGCCGCCTTCGGCGCCGCCGCCAGCTCGGCCTACACTGCCCGCGACACCGGCGGCGGCTATGACTTCACCAGCGCCCTGTTCTCGTTCAACGGCCGTCTGCGCCGCCAGCATTTCTGGATCAGCTGGCTGATTCTGCTCGGCGCCGGCGTCGTGACCGGCTGGATCCCCTTCCTCGGCCTCATCCTGTCGCTGGCGATGATCTGGCCCAACCTCGCGATTGTGGTGAAGCGCCTGCATGACATCGGCAAGTCGGGCTGGTTCGCCGTCATTCCCTGGGTCGCCAACGTCGTCGGCTTCGTCATGATCATCGGCGCCGTCGGCACCGCCATCATCACCAACCCCGGCGCCTTCGAGAGCGAAGACCCCGCCGTGGCCCTCTCCATGCTGGGCTCCATGATGGGCGGCCTCGCCGTCATGTTCCTGGTCAACATCGCCTTCCTGCTCTGGATCGGGATCACCGACAGCCAGCGCGGCGACAACAGGTTCGGCCCCAATCCCAAGGGCGAATAA
- a CDS encoding phage tail assembly chaperone, with translation MTPQDRQWGEMLQAAARMGVGPEGFWRLSLKEWRMLTAGPVQAAPLGRGELERMHERWPD, from the coding sequence ATGACTCCCCAGGACCGGCAGTGGGGTGAGATGTTGCAGGCGGCGGCGCGGATGGGCGTGGGGCCGGAGGGGTTCTGGAGGCTGTCGCTGAAGGAATGGCGGATGCTGACGGCGGGGCCGGTTCAGGCGGCGCCCCTGGGGCGCGGCGAACTGGAGCGGATGCACGAACGCTGGCCGGATTGA
- a CDS encoding head-tail connector protein produces the protein MSAPVTLTEAKLFLRVEHEAEDGLIQTLIDAARARVEGEVGLALASTSPAPLRLAVMMLVLRAYERGEGEMSVAPVEGWIAPYRVVRL, from the coding sequence ATGAGCGCACCCGTGACCCTCACGGAGGCGAAGCTGTTCCTGCGCGTCGAGCATGAGGCGGAGGACGGGCTGATCCAGACCCTGATCGACGCCGCACGGGCGCGGGTGGAGGGGGAGGTGGGGTTGGCCCTGGCCTCGACGTCGCCTGCGCCGCTGCGGTTGGCGGTGATGATGCTGGTGCTGCGGGCCTATGAGCGCGGCGAGGGCGAGATGAGCGTGGCGCCGGTCGAGGGGTGGATTGCGCCCTATCGCGTGGTGCGGCTGTGA
- a CDS encoding HK97 family phage prohead protease: protein MLWIEGYASLWGAADLNGDVVARGAFADSLRKTGAAGVRMLHQHEGRAVVGVWDEMVEDERGLRVRGRLHDWSGEARYAQALTRAGALDGLSIGFRAAKARREGRLRVLSAVELWEVSLVTFPMLPGARFRPVVSGSGAAG, encoded by the coding sequence TTGCTGTGGATCGAAGGCTATGCCTCGTTGTGGGGCGCGGCGGACCTGAACGGGGACGTCGTGGCGCGCGGCGCCTTCGCCGACAGCCTGCGCAAGACCGGCGCGGCGGGGGTGAGGATGCTGCATCAGCACGAGGGCCGGGCGGTGGTCGGCGTCTGGGACGAGATGGTCGAGGACGAGCGCGGCTTGCGGGTGCGCGGGCGCCTCCACGACTGGTCGGGAGAGGCGCGCTACGCCCAGGCGCTGACGCGGGCGGGGGCGCTGGACGGGCTGTCGATCGGGTTCCGTGCGGCGAAGGCGCGGCGCGAGGGGCGCTTAAGGGTGCTGAGCGCGGTGGAGCTGTGGGAGGTGTCGCTGGTGACGTTTCCGATGCTGCCGGGGGCGCGGTTCAGACCGGTCGTGAGCGGAAGCGGCGCAGCAGGATGA
- a CDS encoding phage major capsid protein, whose amino-acid sequence MKETKTASASPEARAALHEMMAAFEAFKGANDARLDEIEKKASADVLLEEKVARIDQAVAGAQARLDRALSEGRRPMLGAEPPAVAAPEAKAAWDGYMKSGQAHGLELKAGLSSASNSAGYVVPPETERAIERRLMAGSPMREIATVRTVGSGVFRKPVSTAGVTAGWVAETAARPETDPATLSLLEFSSADLYACPAATQSLLDDALIDLDEWLAAEVEDAFAAQETAAFVSGDGVNKPKGFLAYATATEGTQTWGQIGTVASGAAGAFASTSPADKLIDLIYAPKAQYRPNGRFVMNRRTVSAVRKFKDGDGNYVWSPATRPGETASLLGYPVTEIETMPDVAANSLSIAFGDFSRGYLIVDRAGVRVLRDPYSAKPYVLCYTTKRVGGGVQNFDAIKLMKFAAS is encoded by the coding sequence ATGAAAGAGACCAAGACCGCCTCGGCATCGCCCGAGGCGCGCGCCGCCCTGCATGAGATGATGGCGGCGTTCGAGGCGTTCAAAGGGGCGAACGACGCCCGTCTGGACGAGATCGAGAAGAAGGCGTCGGCGGACGTGCTGCTGGAGGAGAAGGTGGCGCGCATCGATCAGGCGGTGGCGGGGGCGCAGGCGCGTCTCGACCGCGCGCTGAGCGAGGGCCGTCGTCCGATGTTGGGCGCCGAGCCGCCCGCTGTGGCGGCGCCGGAGGCCAAGGCGGCTTGGGACGGCTATATGAAGTCGGGTCAGGCGCATGGCCTGGAGCTGAAGGCGGGGCTGTCGTCGGCGTCGAACTCGGCGGGCTATGTCGTGCCGCCGGAGACCGAGCGGGCCATCGAGCGACGTCTGATGGCGGGCTCGCCGATGCGCGAGATCGCCACGGTGCGCACGGTGGGTTCCGGCGTGTTCCGCAAGCCGGTGTCGACGGCGGGCGTGACGGCGGGCTGGGTCGCCGAGACGGCGGCGCGACCGGAGACGGACCCGGCGACCTTGAGCCTGCTGGAGTTCTCTTCCGCCGATCTCTACGCCTGTCCGGCGGCGACGCAGAGCCTGCTGGACGACGCCCTGATCGACCTGGACGAATGGCTGGCGGCCGAGGTCGAGGACGCCTTTGCGGCGCAGGAGACGGCGGCCTTCGTCAGCGGCGACGGGGTCAACAAGCCCAAGGGCTTCCTGGCCTATGCGACGGCGACCGAGGGCACGCAGACCTGGGGCCAGATCGGCACGGTGGCCTCGGGGGCGGCAGGCGCTTTCGCCTCGACCAGTCCGGCGGACAAGCTGATCGACCTGATCTATGCGCCCAAGGCCCAGTATCGGCCGAACGGCCGCTTTGTCATGAACCGCCGCACGGTCTCGGCGGTGCGCAAGTTCAAGGACGGGGACGGTAACTATGTCTGGTCGCCGGCGACGCGACCGGGCGAGACGGCGTCGTTGCTGGGCTATCCGGTCACCGAGATCGAGACCATGCCGGATGTGGCGGCCAACAGTCTGTCGATCGCGTTCGGCGACTTCTCGCGCGGCTATCTGATCGTGGATCGCGCGGGGGTGCGGGTGCTGAGGGACCCCTATTCGGCCAAGCCCTATGTGCTGTGCTACACGACCAAACGCGTGGGCGGCGGGGTGCAGAACTTTGATGCGATCAAGCTGATGAAGTTCGCGGCTTCGTAG
- a CDS encoding DUF2460 domain-containing protein has translation MAFHEVRLPARLAFGSTGGVERRTEITMLGSGFERRSTPWAEGRRRYLIGAGLRSLDDMAALTAFFEARRGRLYGFRFRDFADFKSCAPGEAVAATDQRIGVGDGTRRSFGLSKAYGDHERRIRKPVEGSVRVAVGGVETSGFEVDAATGAVTLAAAPASGAMVTAGFVFDTPVRFDADRIEVTLESFGAGRMVAMPLIEVRV, from the coding sequence ATGGCCTTTCACGAGGTGCGTCTGCCGGCGCGGCTGGCGTTCGGGTCGACCGGCGGGGTCGAGCGGCGGACAGAGATCACGATGCTGGGGTCCGGGTTCGAGCGGCGCTCGACGCCCTGGGCCGAGGGGCGCCGGCGCTATCTGATCGGGGCGGGGCTGCGGTCGCTGGACGACATGGCGGCGCTGACGGCCTTTTTCGAGGCGCGACGCGGGCGGCTGTACGGGTTCCGGTTCCGGGACTTCGCCGACTTCAAGAGCTGTGCGCCGGGCGAGGCGGTGGCGGCGACGGATCAGAGGATCGGCGTCGGCGACGGGACGCGGCGCAGCTTTGGCCTGAGCAAGGCTTACGGCGACCATGAGCGACGGATCAGGAAGCCGGTCGAGGGCTCGGTGCGGGTGGCGGTCGGCGGCGTGGAGACGAGCGGGTTTGAGGTCGATGCGGCGACGGGGGCGGTGACGCTGGCGGCGGCGCCGGCCTCGGGCGCGATGGTGACGGCGGGGTTTGTGTTCGACACGCCGGTGCGGTTCGACGCCGACCGGATCGAGGTGACGCTGGAGAGTTTCGGCGCGGGGCGGATGGTGGCCATGCCGTTGATCGAGGTGCGGGTCTAG
- a CDS encoding DUF2163 domain-containing protein translates to MRDIPNELADRIESGAATLCHAWVLRRADGVVMGFTDHDRDLSVEGVVCRAGSGWTAGAGEAEAGLAAGGLSASGGLDDAAITEADVAAGLFDGAKIALWRVDWARPELAARLWAGTLARIRRENGAFIADLDGPMAALERVVGRTYGRTCDAVLGDGRCGLSAAAIGGRSCDKRWATCAGVFGNGVNFQGFPDIPGDDFLTARPAGAGRNDGGSRR, encoded by the coding sequence ATGAGAGACATACCGAACGAATTGGCCGACCGCATCGAGAGCGGGGCGGCGACGCTGTGCCATGCCTGGGTGCTGAGGCGGGCGGACGGCGTGGTGATGGGGTTCACCGATCATGATCGGGACCTGAGCGTCGAGGGCGTGGTCTGTCGCGCCGGCAGCGGCTGGACGGCGGGGGCGGGCGAGGCCGAAGCGGGACTGGCGGCGGGGGGGCTGTCGGCGTCGGGCGGGCTGGATGATGCGGCCATCACCGAGGCGGATGTGGCGGCGGGTTTGTTTGACGGCGCGAAGATCGCGCTGTGGCGCGTGGACTGGGCGCGGCCGGAACTCGCGGCAAGGCTGTGGGCGGGAACGCTGGCGCGGATCAGGCGCGAGAATGGGGCTTTTATCGCCGATCTGGACGGACCGATGGCGGCGCTGGAGCGGGTGGTGGGGCGGACCTATGGCCGGACCTGCGACGCGGTGCTGGGCGACGGGCGCTGTGGTCTGAGCGCGGCGGCGATTGGTGGCCGGAGCTGCGACAAGCGGTGGGCGACCTGTGCGGGCGTGTTCGGCAACGGCGTCAACTTTCAGGGCTTTCCCGACATTCCGGGCGACGACTTCCTGACGGCGCGACCGGCGGGCGCCGGGCGCAATGACGGGGGGAGCCGGCGATGA
- a CDS encoding peptidase P60, whose amino-acid sequence MKGEGADCLGLVRGVWREVMGDEPEAPPAYRPDWAEVGGEETLLKAARRRLVEVPLAMAGAGDVLLFRMSAGCPVKHCAILSDDDGPEWKMIHAYWGRAVVESWVGPWWRRRLVAAFRWPVKTGG is encoded by the coding sequence GTGAAGGGCGAGGGGGCGGATTGTCTGGGTCTGGTGCGCGGGGTTTGGAGAGAGGTGATGGGCGACGAGCCGGAGGCGCCGCCGGCCTACCGACCCGACTGGGCCGAGGTCGGGGGTGAGGAGACCTTGCTGAAGGCGGCAAGGCGGCGGCTGGTGGAGGTTCCGCTGGCGATGGCGGGGGCCGGGGATGTGCTGCTGTTTCGGATGAGCGCGGGATGTCCGGTCAAGCACTGCGCCATCCTGAGCGACGATGACGGGCCGGAGTGGAAGATGATCCACGCCTATTGGGGGCGGGCGGTGGTCGAGAGCTGGGTGGGGCCGTGGTGGCGGCGAAGACTGGTCGCGGCGTTTCGCTGGCCGGTGAAGACGGGGGGCTGA